The genomic interval aggattatgactgcaccatcaattatcacccaggcaaagctaatgttgtagtcGACGCCTTAAGTAGGAAGTCTGTGGGACCAGCAGTTGCAGCCCTTACCACTCAACATAGGTTGTTAATGGACCTAGAAAGAGCCGGTATTGAGGTTATCACTAGTGATACAAGTACTTTCTTGGCCCGTTTGATAGTTCAACCAACCTtaatagatagaatcaaagctgCTCAAAAGGTGGATTTAGGGTTGGTGAAGATAGTGGAAAAAGTCGGGAACGGGGGCAGATCTGACTTTAGCGTTTCCGAGAATGGAGTTTTAAGATTTAGAGGTAGATTATGCGTGCCAGCTAATGAAGAACTGAAAAGAATAATTCTTGAAGAAGCACACCGTTCCCTATACACAgttcacccagggagtaccaagatgtatcgggacttgatagagtctttttggtggaatggtatgaaaagagaaattgctaaatttttagaacagtgcctaacttgccaacaggtgaaggcggagcatcagagaccagcaggattattacaaccactccagatcccagagtggaagtgggagcatatcACCATGGACTTTGTGACAGGCCTATCGAGAGCATTGAGCggacaagatgctatatgggtgatcgtggatcgcttaACAAAAGCTGCTCATTTTATACCCATTAAAGTCTCTTATAAATTGGACAAGCTAGCTGAGTTGTATGTGCGGGAGATAGTAaggttgcatggggtaccgGTATCCAATGTGTCGGATAGAGACCCTCGTTTCACCTCTAAGTTCTGGCAAAGCTTAcaggaggcaatgggtactaagttaagtttcagtactgcatttcaccctcagacagatggacagtcagaaagaactattcaaatcttggaagacatgttgagggcatgagtgatggattttaagggaacttgGATGCAACATACCGTTGGTCGAGTTTGcctataataatagtttccaggctagcattggaATGGCACCCtacgaggttttgtatggcagaaggtgtagatctctattgtattgggatgaagtaggtgaaaggaaacttttgggaccagagattattcagcagactACAGAGAAGATAGATAACGTTCGGgcaagaatgaaagcagctcaaagccgacaaaagagttatgcagacaAACGTCGCCGCCAATTggagtttgaggttggagataaagtatttttgagaatagcACCAATGAAAGGAAttatgagatttggaaagaatggcaagttgagcccaagatatattgggccatttgagattcttgaccggattggaccagtggcttaCAGGGTAGCACTTCCTCCAGCACTTGCGGGAGTGCATAATGTATTTCATATATCCATGTTAAGGAAATATGTTCCCGACCTGACGCACGTTATTGACTATGAATCACTTCAGATTCAGGAGGATATGACTTATGCGGAAGAACCAATTCAgattttggaaaggaaagagCAAGTGCTACGAACTCGAACTATCCCTGTTGTTAAAGTGTTGTGGAAAAATCATGCTTTTAGTGAAGCTTCTTGGGAGTTGGAGGAAGAAATGCGAGATAAGTACCCACAACTCTTCGATGcgaattttgactttttatgACAATTTCCGAGGATGGAATTTTTGTAAGGGGGAGGTTGTGAGACCCAGCTCGCTACCAGGCCCAGGCCCGTGGGAAACGCCTCCAGATTTCACGTCGGTCGGGTTCACGCCATATTTCCTCTTTCATGCACGTCCATCCGTTCATCCTCTTGAGGTTTTTATCTGTTTACCATTTATAGCCTATTTATATACTATGCTTTTCTCAACCCTAAATTCATTGCCGCTGCCTTCTCTTTCACATCTCAGCCACTCTGAGTTCATCACCCCTACCGTGCCCCGTTGCTTGAAGTTGCCACCAGCGCccttgaagcatctgttttcAAGCCTCGTTTTCCTCTGTTTTGTtacccaaaaacagagcatttcaGCCACCTTCAAGCCGCTGCAACCGCCCTCCATCATGAGCTCCACCGCGTTTTGTCCCCACAGAAACTGCCGGGGAGGGCATCCCATCACCCTAGTCCGTCGCACGCCGCCTCGAGTTCCCCGGTAAGAGCACGTCATTTCTGTtgatttctcttctctctcggTTTCTCCCTCGTTGTCTCACCGTAtgtctctctcgctctcgcCGCCCAGCGTAGGTGGACTTGCCGCCGTACGCCCTCCGTTGCACTCCAGTTGCACCACTGTAGTCAACCGCCAACTCCGCACCGTCGTGTCCCCATCTCCCGCAAGTGCTGCCGCTGCACTGTTGTTGCATTTttgttctctttattttttatttagttcattttatggtctatatatatgtgtgtatttaCGTTAACCATATAGTAGGAAGTAATATTACCTGTTTACCCCTTATAGTGTCTCCTTCCAGATTTATTGTTTCGGGTGAATAGTTTAATGAGGTTATATCATGTACTTGGGGTTGAAATCATGAAGATATTACGTGGGTTGTAgagtatgtttttatttggacGTAGACGTGTGGATTTACTTTGTTAAGTGGGTATTTTAAaggactaatattttattagaatggTTACTAAGTAGATACTGATAAGTAATactaaaaagaatttttttgttttattattatttaaacaatgaTGTTGGTGTTCtaataagaatgaaaattttgggttttgaggaagttaaaataggttattttagatgTTTAGGCCTGAATATcgaaatgagagataaattggaaatttatgtgattattttataggtgacgattaattttattcggcgttgttgaataaatttttgaaaagttaagacgtccaggtaagcgggattcctatgctagatttgtataaaaagaaatgaactgaggttggtttgtaaaaatatgcatgttattttaaaacgaaaaagtgaaaaacaacgtcagtgtatgttttgcattcaatcATAGGATAcggatgaaagagaaaataaatatttttgacataaaatgtatagacatgagcaatactTGACATgcttctgaaatatgcaaaagagcgaatatgataccattgagatttttatacatgtggtatgaaatgatttggatctatttttaatcaaattgaaatgatatgaatatgtttcacacgtgttttgatatgatatggatatgataaaactttggcatacttatctgttctgaatctgattctgaatatggttctgatatgatgatacgggttcacgtgatatggttggtaccaacatgatatgatatgatatgagtgcacccactttggaaacaaagtggtcttttacgtgttctttcctatgtgcacactcggggctccgagattgaaaaaggagaagtttcacaacatgatactacttggtttggccaccggggatagcacaaccctaccacgggggttaaacatagtatatgacatgatataatataataagatgaagatgtgcagttacgttatgccaaagcagtttttgaatataaatttggtttatgagtatgaaaagatcttAAAAGTCGCTCTGTTTTTTCCTGATaatacgttttgagatgtgtataggaaaatgaaatgatttatttctgcatactaaactttctaaaattggctcatgtttacatactagtatatgttctctgcttactgagttgtggataactcaccctcttatttttatatatttttagatgacaTTGATTTCCCAGCTAGGGGTCAGGAATAGAATTGAAGCTGGCTAGATATGGATGGAAAGTTGGGTACCTAAGAATACCATTGTTAGTAGATGAATTTAACTTGAGTAATTGAAGTACCTtatgttgtttggacctattaAGACCTAAAgatgtattgtttaattttgttgaggttattgggagattgtggacccccccccccccctttggtttattttttttgtaatgatgacttattgagtttgtattatggttattgagaaaatatgagtttgtgtgCTAATCATGAGATCCTTGGAGTTTTAAGTGCTTGAagagacaggtttgtaagtgacagatagtaattctccgacccttCCGGGTGTGGGGCGTTACATCatgaattatgaaaaatgacGTACTTGAagatatcatgacatgcattgTACATAAATATTGGCATCCAAAGAactaactttaataataatatatataattagctaatgtctgttaatcttaatttatgatcaatctatttatcttagagcattggcattggattagccaacccaatcttcaaaatttgattaatatataacttttttgcTTTTAGCTAATCAATCAGAACTTTTAGTttacattagattatccatcacactctctataataataaaatgttattcttttttattatttatatttctttaattatttttttatttttaaatactttttattttttattttaataatctcCAATAGCCTCCaacattcatatttattttcattaactgaatctaacaatctataaaATTAGCATCTCTAGTTGACAATTTTGTAGGTGTtaacaaaaaagattattatGCACATTCACAATCCCATATGCTGTCGACTAGAGAATCAGTTTTGGatgcacattcattttttatgcATCCAAAAAGTACCTGCTAGTTTTTGGACATTCACAATGCTAATGTTCACTGCCTGCCATTATttccaaataatttttatgcaCATTCACAAACCCAAATGCATAAACCATATGATCACACCCTATAACGTCAACATCTAGATGAACCTTgatggtataaaaaaaaaataaagaatttcacCAACATAAAACAACCCAAAATGATCAACAGATTCCAAATCCCAACAGCAACATATAGTTTTGACAAGCATAAGGCATTCCCAACAGTTCAAGTGCAGTCCCTATGCCAGCATCCCAACTCTAGTTTTTACTCTAATATTTCCTAGTCTTACAGCAGCATGTAGTTGCTGCCCATAGTTACAAACACCcatattcaaaataacaaaaaatttcaaaatagcatTGGCAATAATTGTTGCCCAGCCACATGTATTTCAACGACATGTGGCTGCCCTGCTACTGAAACCAATTGTAAATgtttaattacaatattaaatggATAACAAAAGCCCCAAAACATTGCACCAGCAAATGGCTACACATGTTCAAAAGGttgaaatggagatggagatgaagatgaaaatcaCTTCCTCGAATCcttaaaaatttctttatgaagATTCAAGAAATACTCTTGCTGCAGTCCattcaatcttcctctttttctccaCCATTAATTCAGCCTTATCAGAATGAAAATTGTTGACCGCTTGTCTTCTCTCCACCATGCATATGGCTTTGTCATTTCTCATGCGAGTTAAGGTGTTAACAAATTCAACATCGGAAGCTTCTCTAGCCTTCCTCTTTCTCCCCCTTTTTTTCTCACCCTTCTTGCCTAGAGGTCTCCCAGAAATGACCTCTACGTTGTCATCTATTATGTCGCCTCCTAGTGGAGTCAGTTCCGCACTAGATAGGTGTTTCCCATGTGGTTTCCTTCTCGTTGACAACATGAATATATGTTGCTACCATTTTGGTTAGTGTCTCAATAGACACCAGCAATGTTCCATGGTGTAAGTGGCCTTCTCAATCTCTTTATACATGATTTTGGTTTTTTCGATCTAAATATGCCAAGTAGTGAGAATGTGAGAAGAGAGTTTCAACAACAAATTTAAGAATTGATGCAGTTAGAAACTCATACATTGTCCTGCTCCGTCTCACCACTTGGATGCTGTAACACACGGGTCCAGCACCAAGCCTgctttctaaaaatttttgggatgTATACGTATGAAAAGCCCATTTGAAATTAACGAGTAATTTTTGGAATAAACTATAGgcccaatttttattttgacagctatcaatttttttatttgggcttgctaattaagttaaaatcattaaatagttttagattaggtggaatttttttatgtgcCGAGAAATTTGTGGGacaaattggattattttagagGTTGAATAGAGGGCCAAAACTCAACGAAAAATCCTATGCCACACACATCTCCCATTTCCACtaggattattattttagagttttctttcatttaagaTTCCTAACCCATACCAACTGTTATACCCACGACTCCCCACTCATGCATGTCTCTCCTCTAGGTTCCAACAAccgatatatacatatacacgcAAGTAAAGCCACGTTCAGTGCCCCCATGTTTGGGTTGCCGCAGCCTAAGTTACAGTGAAACACCTCCTCCACGTAGCTATCGCTAGCCTACTGCATCTCCACAAACCACTCAGTCTCCACCTCAAAACACAATAGCCCCGAACGGAAGCCATCCAATGTGCTAAGATCCCCCTCGCAAGACTGAAGCTGCCAGGCCCACAACTTAAATCTCTGGCCCATGGCTACTGCCGTGACACTCTCCCGGCAGACCACTACCCACCCAGTTGTACCACCATGAAAGGCTCTATTCTACCACACGAAAACAGAGCATGTGTCCACTATTGTGAGCCATAACGCTGCCGCCCAGTTGGTCAACTTCGAAACCACAACGAAACAAGCAGGAACCACCAAGAAGAGCCACAAGAAATGCCGGCCATGCCACCCTAGATCCATCGATCCCCTCTCGGAAAGCCACGTCGGTGCACTACACTGCCTCTCTCTTTGTCTCCTTGCGCTCCCTCTCTcatcaccctctctctctctcatcaatttttctctccctcccacGATGCCTTGCCGTCGATTCCCAACCACCTTGTTGTCATTTCATTGTtgcctcccactctctctcggTAAAAGTATTTTCCTCTCGACGTCAAGTTTTTCTCTAGTTTGCATCTTCCTCCAGAAACGTATGTTGCTTTGTACAATAGCTTTTAGGTTTTAAGCCTAATAGACATTAATATTTATGAACATTGACATTAAGCCCTTTTGTGATGTGATTTTCCGTAAAGCACCTAAAGATTTCTTTTGAATGATTTTACGTTATTGCCCTTAATAGGTAAGTCTTGGCAGAATACTTATTTGACTTGGGCTGGGCTTTGATTTTCTTAAATTGGATATGTATTTTAAGTTGGGATTGGTGTTAAATTGATTTGCAATTGAGTTGGACTTATGCCAAGTGAATATTAagtaaagatgtaattttcatggGCTTAGTTTTAATTGACTAAATATGTTTgccatacattttattttacagaAATAATTTAGGGTTTAATGTATTAGTCCAAAACATTTAGTGGATATAGATTAAATTTAAGATAAGTGaggtttctatg from Juglans microcarpa x Juglans regia isolate MS1-56 chromosome 4S, Jm3101_v1.0, whole genome shotgun sequence carries:
- the LOC121262167 gene encoding uncharacterized protein LOC121262167, with protein sequence MKAAQSRQKSYADKRRRQLEFEVGDKVFLRIAPMKGIMRFGKNGKLSPRYIGPFEILDRIGPVAYRVALPPALAGVHNVFHISMLRKYVPDLTHVIDYESLQIQEDMTYAEEPIQILERKEQVLRTRTIPVVKVLWKNHAFSEASWELEEEMRDKYPQLFDANFDFL